From the Nocardiopsis changdeensis genome, one window contains:
- a CDS encoding DeoR/GlpR family DNA-binding transcription regulator yields the protein MYAEERQQAILERARRDGRVDVTGLAAEFDVTYETIRRDLTALERHGVLRRVHGGAIPVERLGFEPALNVRDSVMTQEKERIAKAAIEELPEEGAILLDAGSTIGRLAEQLPADRELTVVTNSLSIALTLTTRTNINLMFLGGRLRTRTQATVDAWALRSLAESFVDVAFMATNGISVERGLTTPDPAEAEVKRSMIASARRAVLLADHTKVGNDHFARFASVEDLDLVITDQGLAGGLADELEAAGPSVRVV from the coding sequence ATGTACGCGGAAGAGCGCCAGCAGGCGATCCTCGAACGCGCCCGCCGGGACGGCCGGGTCGACGTGACGGGGCTCGCCGCGGAGTTCGACGTCACCTACGAGACCATCCGGCGGGACCTCACGGCGCTGGAGCGCCACGGGGTCCTGCGGCGGGTCCACGGCGGCGCGATCCCCGTCGAGCGCCTGGGCTTCGAGCCCGCGCTCAACGTGCGCGACTCCGTGATGACCCAGGAGAAGGAGCGGATCGCCAAGGCCGCGATCGAAGAACTCCCGGAGGAGGGGGCGATCCTCCTCGACGCGGGGTCCACCATCGGACGCCTCGCCGAGCAGCTGCCCGCCGACCGGGAACTCACCGTCGTCACCAACTCCCTCTCCATCGCCCTCACCCTCACCACGCGCACCAACATCAACCTGATGTTCCTCGGCGGCCGCCTGCGCACCCGGACGCAGGCCACCGTCGACGCGTGGGCCCTGAGGTCGCTGGCCGAGTCCTTCGTGGACGTCGCCTTCATGGCCACCAACGGCATCTCCGTCGAACGCGGGCTCACCACGCCCGACCCGGCGGAGGCCGAGGTGAAGCGCTCCATGATCGCCTCGGCCCGGCGCGCCGTCCTCCTCGCCGACCACACCAAGGTCGGCAACGACCACTTCGCCCGATTCGCCTCCGTCGAGGACCTGGACCTGGTCATCACCGACCAGGGTCTCGCCGGGGGCCTCGCCGACGAACTGGAGGCCGCCGGACCCTCGGTCCGGGTGGTCTGA
- a CDS encoding SDR family NAD(P)-dependent oxidoreductase — MTATAVVTGASSGIGAATARGLAARGYDVVLVARRADRVEELAAELVKEGHSARAYVLDVTDRDAVDAFAAGLPSCDVLVNNAGGAIGTETVAAADPADWRAMYEVNVLGVLNMTQALLPKLIGSGAGTVLVVSSVAGHVVYEGGGGYVAAKHGAHTLAATLRLELCGQPVRVLEIAPGMVKTEEFSLNRLRGDADAAEAVYEGVPDPLSAEDVADTIVWAVTRPPHVNIDLMVVRPRAQAAQHKVHRVKREG; from the coding sequence ATGACAGCGACCGCCGTCGTCACCGGTGCCAGCAGCGGTATCGGCGCCGCCACCGCCCGGGGCCTGGCCGCCCGGGGGTACGACGTGGTGCTCGTGGCCCGCCGCGCCGACCGCGTCGAGGAGCTGGCCGCCGAACTCGTCAAGGAGGGGCACAGCGCCCGCGCGTACGTCCTCGACGTCACCGACCGCGACGCCGTGGACGCCTTCGCCGCCGGGCTGCCCTCCTGCGACGTCCTGGTGAACAACGCGGGCGGCGCCATCGGGACCGAGACCGTCGCCGCCGCCGACCCCGCCGACTGGCGCGCCATGTACGAGGTCAACGTGCTCGGTGTGCTCAACATGACCCAGGCCCTGCTGCCGAAGCTCATCGGGAGCGGCGCGGGCACCGTCCTGGTGGTCAGCTCCGTGGCCGGACACGTCGTCTACGAGGGCGGCGGCGGATACGTCGCCGCCAAGCACGGCGCCCACACGCTGGCCGCCACCCTGCGCCTGGAGCTGTGCGGGCAGCCCGTCCGGGTCCTGGAGATCGCCCCGGGCATGGTCAAGACCGAGGAGTTCTCCCTCAACCGGCTGCGCGGCGACGCCGACGCGGCGGAGGCCGTCTACGAGGGCGTGCCCGACCCGCTCAGCGCGGAGGACGTCGCCGACACCATCGTGTGGGCGGTCACCCGGCCGCCGCACGTCAACATCGACCTGATGGTGGTCCGCCCGCGGGCCCAGGCCGCCCAGCACAAGGTCCACCGGGTGAAGCGGGAGGGCTGA
- a CDS encoding 1-phosphofructokinase family hexose kinase, translated as MILTLTPNPSVDHTLEVDRLIRGEVLRVDATRAQAGGKGVNVARALHLAGVETRAILPVGGGGGAELTALLGDLPRLTVPIEGETRANIAITEADGTTTKVNAPGPTLSPSEADTLLAVLEDELAQRPEWIVASGSLPAGAGEDFYVRVAGLAAGYGVPLALDTSGKPLEAAVRAGSIGLAKPNLEELSELTGRTPATVGEVAAAARELLSHGNGSALVTLGGHGAILVGPEHTWWARGPRVRTRSTVGAGDCALAGFLTPADSPVDRLRNAVAWGTAAVSLPGTTIPAPDDVEPDAVEVVSEPDPSRPLDSLADRP; from the coding sequence ATGATCCTGACCCTCACCCCCAACCCGAGCGTGGACCACACCCTGGAGGTGGACCGCCTCATCCGGGGCGAGGTCCTGCGGGTCGACGCCACACGCGCCCAGGCGGGCGGAAAGGGCGTCAACGTCGCCCGGGCCCTGCACCTGGCCGGCGTGGAAACGCGTGCGATCCTCCCGGTCGGCGGGGGCGGCGGTGCCGAACTCACCGCCCTGCTCGGCGACCTGCCGCGGCTCACCGTCCCCATCGAGGGCGAGACCCGCGCCAACATCGCGATCACCGAGGCCGACGGCACCACCACCAAGGTCAACGCCCCGGGCCCCACCCTCTCCCCCTCCGAGGCCGACACCCTGCTGGCCGTCCTGGAGGACGAGCTGGCGCAGCGCCCGGAATGGATCGTGGCCAGCGGAAGCCTGCCGGCGGGCGCGGGCGAGGACTTCTACGTGCGGGTGGCCGGGCTGGCCGCCGGGTACGGGGTGCCCCTGGCCCTGGACACCTCCGGCAAACCCCTGGAGGCAGCGGTGCGCGCGGGGTCGATCGGCCTGGCCAAGCCCAACCTGGAAGAGCTGTCGGAGCTGACCGGGCGCACCCCCGCCACCGTCGGCGAGGTCGCCGCCGCCGCCCGGGAGCTCCTCTCCCACGGCAACGGCTCCGCCCTCGTGACCCTGGGCGGGCACGGTGCCATACTCGTGGGGCCCGAACACACGTGGTGGGCGCGCGGCCCCCGGGTCCGCACCCGCAGCACCGTGGGCGCGGGCGACTGCGCCCTCGCCGGGTTCCTCACCCCCGCCGACTCCCCGGTCGACCGCCTGCGCAACGCGGTGGCCTGGGGGACCGCGGCGGTGTCCCTGCCCGGAACGACCATCCCCGCCCCCGACGACGTCGAGCCGGACGCCGTCGAGGTGGTGTCCGAACCCGACCCCTCCCGGCCCCTCGACTCGCTCGCCGACCGGCCCTGA
- a CDS encoding ABC transporter permease: protein MAVRSAERTRPPGPGRPARAPAPPLRRLWLRLTRSPVFRTLGPFVPVVALWWLIAELEVFPPAFFVGPDRVVAEFAELLRKGVLPGYLSDSLERLGYGAGFGLLIGIPMGFLTALSLRVRKALWPVLLFFQAIADIAWLPIVIVWFGFSLTSVTFVIVYTVVFPLMLAVVSGVEQVPRELVLAARSLGAGRLRVFWEVTVPGALPSIATGVRTGLGYGWRALVAAEIIVGTSGIGFMMFDARRVGDVSQVFLGMVVLGILWYMLDALILAPFEKATVERWGLVRGMEDDG, encoded by the coding sequence ATGGCGGTGCGCTCCGCCGAACGCACGCGGCCGCCGGGTCCCGGCCGGCCCGCCCGCGCCCCGGCCCCGCCGCTGAGGCGGCTGTGGCTGCGGCTGACCCGCAGCCCGGTCTTCCGCACGCTGGGGCCCTTCGTCCCCGTGGTCGCCCTGTGGTGGCTGATCGCGGAGCTGGAGGTGTTCCCGCCCGCGTTCTTCGTCGGCCCCGACAGGGTGGTCGCCGAGTTCGCCGAGCTGCTCCGCAAGGGCGTGCTGCCCGGCTACCTGTCCGACTCGCTGGAGCGCCTGGGCTACGGCGCCGGGTTCGGCCTGCTCATCGGCATCCCCATGGGGTTCCTGACGGCGCTGTCCCTGCGGGTGCGCAAGGCGCTGTGGCCGGTCCTGCTGTTCTTCCAGGCGATCGCCGACATCGCCTGGCTGCCGATCGTCATCGTCTGGTTCGGGTTCAGCCTGACCTCGGTCACGTTCGTCATCGTCTACACGGTCGTGTTCCCGCTCATGCTCGCCGTGGTCTCCGGGGTCGAGCAGGTGCCCCGGGAGCTGGTGCTGGCGGCCCGCTCGCTGGGCGCCGGACGCCTGCGGGTGTTCTGGGAGGTGACCGTGCCGGGCGCGCTGCCGTCCATCGCCACCGGTGTGCGCACCGGGCTGGGCTACGGGTGGCGGGCGCTGGTGGCCGCCGAGATCATCGTCGGCACCAGCGGAATCGGGTTCATGATGTTCGACGCCCGCCGGGTAGGGGACGTGAGCCAGGTCTTCCTCGGCATGGTCGTGCTGGGGATCCTCTGGTACATGCTCGACGCCCTCATCCTGGCGCCGTTCGAGAAGGCCACCGTGGAACGGTGGGGATTGGTGCGCGGCATGGAGGACGACGGATGA
- a CDS encoding ABC transporter substrate-binding protein has translation MPRPLLAPLALASTLVLLATACSGGSTVDDAVEGAAEPVSGSLNAGYVSAIDQIGLPVGTELGLFEEQGLDVTLADPFPTGVDAINALSAGEVDIIQVGVPALAAAQEGVELALVGNYTGSAVQRSVDETAAMVAVEDSGIDPEDLSTLEGATIATTFGSINHLYLLGLLKDLRIDVEDVELVNTAPPDMPVALETGGADAAVIWDPWPITIQDQVEGTYEVVRGGGYIPFIGYIVTTPQYLEENPELVEAFLTGRAAADQWIRENPEDAADSASRWLTGTDPEVALAAMEYNVEQLDARFSSCNYLAMDTVALLLEEQEALEYAFDINELFVPGPILSVEEKNPELFSDLAEVPTDARIEADYTFIREVAQNSCAV, from the coding sequence ATGCCCCGACCCCTTCTTGCCCCCCTCGCCCTCGCGAGCACGCTCGTCCTACTGGCCACGGCCTGCTCCGGAGGATCCACCGTCGACGACGCGGTGGAGGGCGCGGCCGAGCCCGTCAGCGGCTCGCTGAACGCCGGCTACGTCTCGGCCATCGACCAGATCGGCCTCCCCGTCGGCACCGAACTCGGCCTGTTCGAGGAGCAGGGCCTCGACGTCACGCTCGCCGACCCGTTCCCCACCGGCGTGGACGCCATCAACGCCCTGTCCGCGGGGGAGGTCGACATCATCCAGGTCGGCGTCCCCGCCCTGGCCGCCGCCCAGGAGGGCGTGGAGCTGGCCCTGGTCGGCAACTACACCGGCTCCGCGGTCCAGCGCAGCGTGGACGAGACGGCCGCGATGGTCGCCGTCGAGGACTCCGGCATCGACCCCGAGGACCTGAGCACCCTCGAGGGCGCCACGATCGCCACCACCTTCGGTTCCATCAACCACCTGTACCTGCTGGGCCTCCTCAAGGACCTGCGGATCGACGTGGAGGACGTGGAACTGGTCAACACCGCCCCGCCGGACATGCCGGTCGCCCTGGAGACCGGCGGCGCGGACGCCGCGGTCATCTGGGACCCCTGGCCGATCACCATCCAGGACCAGGTCGAGGGCACCTACGAGGTGGTCCGCGGCGGCGGCTACATCCCCTTCATCGGGTACATCGTCACCACCCCGCAGTACCTGGAGGAGAACCCGGAGCTGGTCGAGGCCTTCCTCACCGGCCGCGCCGCCGCCGACCAGTGGATCCGGGAGAACCCCGAGGACGCCGCGGACTCCGCCTCCCGGTGGCTGACCGGCACCGACCCCGAGGTCGCCCTGGCCGCCATGGAGTACAACGTCGAGCAGCTCGACGCCCGCTTCTCCTCCTGCAACTACCTGGCGATGGACACCGTCGCCCTCCTGCTGGAGGAGCAGGAGGCCCTGGAGTACGCCTTCGACATCAACGAGCTGTTCGTCCCGGGCCCGATCCTGTCGGTGGAGGAGAAGAACCCGGAGCTCTTCTCCGACCTGGCCGAGGTGCCCACCGACGCCCGCATCGAGGCCGACTACACGTTCATCCGCGAGGTAGCGCAGAACTCGTGCGCGGTATGA
- a CDS encoding zinc-dependent dehydrogenase, giving the protein MLVARFYAPGDLRLEQAPEPTAGPGQLKIAVVNCSTCGTDVKIFRHGHHHIDPPRVIGHEIAGRVVEVGDGVEGWAEGDRVQIIAAIPCGTCAECGDGRFTVCSRQQSMGYHYDGGFAEYMVVPEAVLAVDGVNRIPEGLDYAEASVAEPLACVLNGQEIAGVGEGDTVVVMGAGPIGCLHVRLARAKGAKKVYLVDVNRGRLDMSARIVGPDAAICGEEVDAVEEVLRLTDGRGADVVITAAASGRAQEDALKMVARSGRISFFGGLPKDNPIISLDSNLVHYREISIFGANGSSPEHNKRALELIASGAVPVADLITERMALSDVHKAIETVAAGTAIKVTIQP; this is encoded by the coding sequence ATGCTCGTCGCCCGCTTCTACGCACCCGGTGACCTCCGCCTCGAACAGGCACCTGAGCCCACCGCAGGACCCGGGCAGCTCAAGATCGCCGTCGTCAACTGCTCCACCTGCGGTACCGACGTCAAGATCTTCCGCCACGGGCACCACCACATCGACCCGCCCCGGGTCATCGGCCACGAGATCGCCGGCCGCGTCGTCGAGGTCGGCGACGGGGTGGAGGGCTGGGCCGAGGGCGACCGGGTCCAGATCATCGCCGCCATCCCGTGCGGCACCTGCGCCGAGTGCGGCGACGGCCGGTTCACCGTGTGCTCGCGCCAGCAGTCCATGGGCTACCACTACGACGGCGGCTTCGCCGAGTACATGGTCGTCCCCGAGGCGGTGCTGGCCGTCGACGGCGTCAACCGCATCCCCGAGGGCCTGGACTACGCCGAGGCCTCCGTCGCCGAACCGCTCGCCTGCGTCCTCAACGGCCAGGAGATCGCCGGGGTCGGCGAGGGCGACACCGTCGTGGTCATGGGCGCCGGGCCCATCGGCTGCCTGCACGTCCGCCTGGCCCGCGCCAAGGGCGCGAAGAAGGTGTACCTGGTGGACGTCAACCGGGGCCGCCTGGACATGTCCGCGCGGATCGTCGGGCCCGACGCCGCCATCTGCGGCGAGGAGGTCGACGCGGTGGAGGAGGTGCTGCGCCTGACCGACGGCCGCGGCGCGGACGTGGTCATCACCGCCGCCGCCTCCGGCCGCGCCCAGGAGGACGCCCTGAAGATGGTCGCCCGCAGCGGCCGGATCAGCTTCTTCGGCGGGCTGCCCAAGGACAACCCGATCATCTCCCTGGACTCCAACCTCGTCCACTACCGGGAGATCTCCATCTTCGGCGCCAACGGCTCCAGCCCCGAGCACAACAAGCGCGCCCTGGAGCTCATCGCCTCCGGCGCCGTGCCCGTCGCCGACCTGATCACCGAGCGGATGGCGCTGTCCGACGTGCACAAGGCCATCGAGACCGTGGCCGCCGGGACCGCCATCAAGGTGACCATCCAGCCCTGA
- a CDS encoding PTS lactose transporter subunit IIB — translation MSSIKGSDVKKVVVACDAGMGSSVLLTTQLRGSLGKYGVSVEHAPVDRIPEDADLVLTQEGLAARARTRVPGTVVKGFRMFLGDPVFTEVESAIRDGGTLAD, via the coding sequence ATGAGCAGCATCAAGGGTTCCGATGTCAAGAAGGTCGTCGTGGCCTGCGACGCCGGGATGGGCAGCAGCGTCCTGCTGACCACCCAGCTCAGGGGCAGCCTGGGCAAGTACGGGGTGTCCGTCGAGCACGCCCCCGTGGACCGCATCCCCGAGGACGCCGACCTGGTCCTGACCCAGGAGGGCCTGGCCGCCCGCGCCCGCACCCGTGTTCCGGGCACCGTGGTCAAGGGTTTCCGGATGTTCCTGGGCGACCCCGTCTTCACCGAGGTCGAGAGCGCCATCAGGGACGGTGGCACCCTTGCCGACTGA
- the mtlA gene encoding PTS mannitol transporter subunit IICB, which translates to MSTEQRQSTALASARSGVQRFGGFLSGMVMPNIGAFIAWGLITALFIPTGWWPNEYLGQLVDPMIKFLLPLLIAYTGGTMVHGQRGGVVGAAATMGVIVSADIPMFLGAMIMGPLAAYLMKQADKLIQPRIKAGFEMLVNNFSAGILAALLAVVGAYAVGPVVGRIADALGAGVQFLIDNSLLPLVSVIVEPAKVLFLNNAINHGVFTPLGTARSAADGSAIEFLIETNPGPGLGILIACMLFGPRISRATAPGAIIIHFFGGIHEIYFPYILAQPKLILAAIAGGMSGVATFMVMDAGLISAASPGSIIALMAVTPPGGHLSVLAGVIVATAVSFVVASLLLGFGRAERKAAREEAAAQKNSASTEENVA; encoded by the coding sequence ATGTCCACCGAACAGCGGCAGAGCACGGCGCTCGCCTCGGCCCGGTCCGGAGTCCAGCGCTTCGGCGGGTTCCTCTCGGGCATGGTCATGCCCAACATCGGCGCGTTCATCGCCTGGGGCCTGATCACCGCCCTGTTCATCCCCACCGGCTGGTGGCCCAACGAGTACCTGGGCCAGCTGGTGGATCCGATGATCAAGTTCCTGCTCCCGCTGCTCATCGCCTACACCGGCGGCACCATGGTGCACGGCCAGCGCGGCGGTGTCGTCGGCGCGGCGGCCACCATGGGCGTGATCGTCTCCGCGGACATCCCGATGTTCCTGGGCGCGATGATCATGGGCCCGCTCGCCGCGTACCTCATGAAGCAGGCCGACAAGCTGATCCAGCCGCGCATCAAGGCCGGCTTCGAGATGCTCGTCAACAACTTCAGCGCGGGCATCCTCGCCGCCCTCCTCGCGGTGGTGGGCGCCTACGCCGTCGGCCCCGTCGTGGGCCGCATCGCCGACGCGCTCGGCGCCGGGGTGCAGTTCCTCATCGACAACAGCCTGCTGCCGCTCGTCTCGGTGATCGTCGAGCCCGCGAAGGTGCTGTTCCTCAACAACGCCATCAACCACGGCGTGTTCACCCCGCTGGGCACCGCCCGCTCCGCCGCCGACGGCAGCGCGATCGAGTTCCTCATCGAGACCAACCCCGGCCCCGGCCTGGGCATCCTCATCGCCTGCATGCTCTTCGGCCCGCGGATCAGCCGCGCCACCGCGCCCGGCGCGATCATCATCCACTTCTTCGGTGGAATTCACGAGATCTACTTCCCGTACATCCTCGCGCAGCCCAAGCTGATCCTGGCCGCCATCGCCGGCGGGATGTCGGGTGTGGCCACCTTCATGGTGATGGACGCGGGCCTGATCTCGGCGGCCTCCCCGGGCAGCATCATCGCCCTGATGGCCGTCACCCCGCCCGGCGGGCACCTGTCCGTCCTGGCCGGCGTCATCGTCGCCACCGCGGTGTCCTTCGTGGTCGCCTCGCTCCTGCTCGGCTTCGGCCGGGCCGAGCGCAAGGCCGCCCGCGAGGAGGCCGCCGCCCAGAAGAACTCCGCGAGCACTGAGGAGAACGTCGCATGA
- a CDS encoding ABC transporter permease: protein MSETPVRGTAPAAPRPGAAVPRRGRTGSWAADLAWFVVPLAVLVALWAAAVAATGVPPRVFPQVTDVARALWDMAVSGELARHLGASLYRVMVGSVIAVATALPFGIALGASRALSAFFSPLLRFSVALAGIAWIPIATLWLGYGDGAVIFIVWNAMFFALAYNTMLGVRRIPTSLLRSARSLGAGPWRLFWEVLLPGAMPSVISGLRIGLGYGWRGLVAAEIIATHAGLGYTLFLAQTSFSTDVIIAAMVIIGVLWLCTDRLLLAPLERRTVRRWGMTSGEG from the coding sequence ATGAGCGAAACCCCCGTCCGGGGCACCGCCCCGGCGGCGCCCCGTCCCGGTGCGGCCGTTCCACGCCGCGGCCGCACCGGGTCGTGGGCCGCGGACCTCGCCTGGTTCGTGGTCCCGCTGGCGGTCCTGGTGGCCCTGTGGGCGGCGGCCGTCGCCGCCACCGGGGTCCCCCCGCGGGTCTTCCCCCAGGTCACGGATGTGGCCCGGGCCCTGTGGGACATGGCCGTCAGCGGCGAGCTGGCCCGGCACCTGGGCGCCAGCCTCTACCGGGTCATGGTGGGCTCGGTGATCGCCGTCGCCACCGCCCTGCCCTTCGGGATCGCCCTGGGCGCCAGCCGCGCCCTGTCGGCGTTCTTCTCGCCGCTGCTGCGGTTCTCGGTGGCGCTGGCGGGCATCGCCTGGATCCCCATCGCCACCCTGTGGCTGGGCTACGGCGACGGCGCGGTGATCTTCATCGTCTGGAACGCGATGTTCTTCGCGCTCGCCTACAACACCATGCTGGGCGTGCGCCGCATCCCGACCTCGCTGCTGCGCTCGGCCCGCTCCCTGGGGGCGGGTCCGTGGCGGCTCTTCTGGGAGGTGCTGCTGCCCGGGGCGATGCCCAGCGTCATCTCGGGCCTGCGCATCGGCCTGGGCTACGGCTGGCGCGGCCTGGTCGCGGCGGAGATCATCGCGACCCACGCCGGCCTGGGCTACACGCTCTTCCTGGCCCAGACCTCGTTCTCGACCGACGTCATCATCGCCGCGATGGTGATCATCGGCGTCCTGTGGCTCTGCACGGACCGGCTGCTGCTCGCCCCGCTCGAACGGCGCACGGTCCGGCGCTGGGGCATGACCTCCGGGGAGGGGTGA
- a CDS encoding HPr family phosphocarrier protein, whose amino-acid sequence MPQRTVAVGSAQGLHARPATLFVQAATATGLPVTVAAAGKDPVNAGSLLAVMTLGVGHGDEVTIAAEGEGADAALDSLAELLASELDA is encoded by the coding sequence ATGCCCCAGCGCACCGTAGCCGTCGGTTCCGCCCAAGGACTGCACGCGCGACCCGCCACCCTCTTCGTCCAGGCGGCCACCGCCACCGGCCTGCCCGTGACCGTCGCCGCGGCGGGCAAGGACCCGGTGAACGCGGGCAGCCTGCTCGCCGTGATGACCCTGGGGGTCGGGCACGGAGACGAGGTGACCATCGCCGCCGAGGGCGAGGGCGCCGACGCCGCCCTGGACTCCCTGGCCGAGCTGCTGGCCTCCGAACTGGACGCCTGA
- a CDS encoding LysR family transcriptional regulator yields the protein MLDTDIRLEWFVSFLAVIDTGSFVAAAESTRRSQPRVSQHVAALEREIGQPLFDRKKRPVRLTEAGAALAVQARNVLHALEEAESAMAPWRGGALGIVSLGSYPSVSAAFVPDLLRDLADREPDIRVILSERATLELDEALIAGDVDLYLRPMLPRPASESVNCLPLWREPLVVVHAEGHPLDLVPDPVPLDEVAAHPIVSIGRLDAPETSEFETYQVFRDHGLAIEPVQATNQPQTLVSLVARGIGVGVTNWLAAHTADTTGVRVRSLAGAPERGVAVCWDSTRPLTPAARIVLKEISERKVPEGTIRIPNKAGVRREVPRPR from the coding sequence ATGCTCGACACGGACATACGTCTGGAATGGTTCGTATCCTTCCTGGCCGTGATCGACACCGGGAGTTTCGTCGCCGCAGCCGAGTCCACCCGGCGGTCCCAGCCCCGGGTGAGTCAGCACGTGGCGGCACTGGAACGGGAGATCGGACAACCCCTCTTCGACCGAAAGAAGCGCCCGGTCCGGCTCACCGAGGCGGGCGCGGCCCTGGCCGTGCAGGCCCGCAACGTCCTCCACGCCCTGGAGGAGGCGGAGTCGGCGATGGCGCCCTGGCGCGGCGGCGCCCTGGGCATCGTCTCGCTGGGCTCCTACCCCAGTGTCAGCGCGGCCTTCGTCCCCGACCTGCTGCGCGACCTGGCCGACCGTGAGCCCGACATCAGGGTGATCCTGTCCGAGCGCGCCACCCTGGAGCTGGACGAGGCCCTCATCGCCGGCGACGTCGACCTCTACCTGCGGCCCATGCTCCCCCGGCCCGCCTCGGAGTCCGTCAACTGCCTGCCCCTGTGGCGCGAGCCCCTGGTGGTCGTGCACGCCGAGGGCCACCCGCTGGACCTGGTCCCCGACCCCGTCCCGCTGGACGAGGTGGCCGCGCACCCCATCGTCTCGATCGGCCGCCTGGACGCCCCGGAGACCTCCGAGTTCGAGACCTACCAGGTGTTCCGCGACCACGGGCTGGCCATAGAGCCGGTCCAGGCCACCAACCAGCCCCAGACGCTGGTGTCCCTGGTCGCCCGGGGGATCGGCGTCGGCGTCACCAACTGGCTGGCGGCCCACACGGCCGACACCACCGGGGTCCGGGTGCGGTCGCTGGCCGGGGCGCCCGAGCGCGGCGTGGCCGTGTGCTGGGACTCCACCCGGCCCCTCACCCCCGCCGCGCGGATCGTCCTGAAGGAGATCTCGGAGAGGAAGGTTCCCGAGGGAACCATTCGTATCCCGAATAAAGCGGGTGTCCGGCGCGAGGTCCCCAGGCCCCGCTGA
- a CDS encoding PTS sugar transporter subunit IIA: MPTEPARLVLTEDAVRLGRTAKDRADVIDQCGELLLELGAVDPGYLPAMHEREASVSTFLGEGVAIPHGTDPSRVHVKRTGLAVIQFPEGVDWGGSTVHVAIGIAATGEEHLGILTALAGVLTDPEKAARLRGATDPADVVGLLDPPAADG, encoded by the coding sequence TTGCCGACTGAACCCGCCCGGCTGGTCCTGACCGAGGACGCCGTCCGACTGGGCCGCACCGCGAAGGACCGGGCCGACGTCATCGACCAGTGCGGGGAACTGCTCCTGGAACTCGGCGCGGTCGACCCCGGCTACCTGCCCGCCATGCACGAGCGCGAGGCGTCGGTGTCCACCTTCCTCGGGGAGGGGGTCGCCATCCCGCACGGGACCGACCCGTCCCGGGTCCACGTCAAGAGGACCGGGCTGGCCGTGATCCAGTTCCCCGAGGGGGTCGACTGGGGCGGGTCCACCGTCCACGTCGCCATCGGCATCGCCGCGACCGGTGAGGAGCACCTGGGCATCCTCACCGCCCTGGCCGGGGTCCTGACCGACCCCGAGAAGGCCGCCCGGCTGCGCGGGGCCACCGACCCCGCCGACGTCGTCGGGCTCCTCGACCCGCCCGCCGCGGACGGCTGA
- a CDS encoding ABC transporter ATP-binding protein produces MTALVIDHLEKTYTDAYTGDEVVAIGDVSFSVSEGEFVSVLGPSGCGKTTVLNTVAGFVRPTSGTVSVAGNPVTGPGPDRGVVFQNHALFPWKTVLGNVVFGLRMKGMSRREREERGREHLALVGLEGFERRYPHELSGGMRQRLGVARVLATEPAVMLMDEPFASIDAQTRRRLQEDLTRIFESRRPTVFFVTHDIDEAVFLSDRIVVLSGRPSTVREIVDVELPRPRSWDAAVDDPGFRATVAHVNGLLAEGEAADVE; encoded by the coding sequence ATGACCGCCCTGGTGATCGACCACCTGGAGAAGACCTACACCGACGCCTACACCGGGGACGAGGTCGTGGCCATCGGCGACGTCTCCTTCTCGGTGTCCGAGGGCGAGTTCGTGTCCGTCCTGGGCCCCAGCGGCTGCGGCAAGACCACCGTCCTGAACACGGTCGCCGGGTTCGTCCGGCCCACCTCGGGAACGGTGTCCGTGGCCGGGAACCCGGTCACCGGACCGGGCCCCGACCGGGGCGTCGTCTTCCAGAACCACGCCCTGTTCCCGTGGAAGACCGTGCTCGGCAACGTGGTCTTCGGCCTGCGCATGAAGGGCATGTCCCGGCGCGAGCGCGAGGAGCGCGGCCGCGAGCACCTGGCCCTGGTCGGCCTCGAGGGCTTCGAGCGCCGCTACCCGCACGAGCTGTCCGGCGGCATGCGCCAGCGCCTCGGGGTTGCCCGGGTGCTGGCCACCGAGCCCGCCGTGATGCTCATGGACGAGCCGTTCGCCAGCATCGACGCCCAGACCCGGCGCCGCCTCCAGGAGGACCTCACCCGGATCTTCGAGTCCCGCCGCCCCACGGTGTTCTTCGTGACCCACGACATCGACGAGGCGGTGTTCCTCTCCGACCGGATCGTCGTCCTGTCGGGGCGGCCCAGCACGGTCCGGGAGATCGTCGACGTCGAGCTGCCCCGGCCCCGGTCCTGGGACGCGGCCGTGGACGACCCGGGGTTCCGTGCCACCGTCGCCCACGTCAACGGCCTGCTGGCCGAGGGCGAGGCGGCCGATGTGGAGTAG